One Tribolium castaneum strain GA2 chromosome 6, icTriCast1.1, whole genome shotgun sequence genomic window, GtgcgaaaataaacaaatgaaCGATGTCAACCGACAGGTACCACAAGTGAGTATTGTTTGTTATGATTTTAAACGGAAATAAATTGAAtacaaatttccgtttttaaGTTTGTTGAACTTGatgctttttaaatttcctccAAATCGTTTGTGAACAATACATTTATCATTATCTCTGATCCCTTTAACTAGCTTACTGAGCTTAACGggaatttgacaaaaatgcgAAGCCGCATCATCAATCTCCGTTATcacgaaaaaatgcaaaataaataaattatttttggcaaagcttatctttgttttaaattccaattagtagaattttgcaaaaatgcgATATTTGAAGTAGGTTAGTGTTCAAACCAGCTTCTTTTTTGGGGACTTTCTCCGCCAATGATCAGacttagaaaaatttagagaaaCGAAACCTTTTTCCAGAGCCGCCAAAGATGGCATGATAGAGGTGCTAAAAGAAGCAACTAAAAGGGACTGCAATGGGCGAGACGAGCAAGGGATGACTCCGACGCTTTATGCGGCCTTTTACGGAAATTTGGAAGCACTCAGATTACTGTGCGGACGAGGGTAAGTAAAGATATTTCAATCAGTTACATCAGAGCTCCATCTGATTAAAATTATCGAGTTGTTATCTCAAAGATACTTTcggattaatttactttacgaaaatgataaaaatcgaCGCTTCATTTCATTTCTCTTCAGAAACCTGCTTATTGCCGATGAGTTAATTAAATCTCGTGGTGTGAAGGCAATTGCAAGTTTACAATGACTTAGAATAACTTGCCCTGATTGAGCGCCTAGTAGAGTAAAACACAAGAAATTGTGTCAAGATTATGTAACGTATTTGTTCTCTGtacaaacaataaataataattataatgtgttttaaacacggaaAAAGTCGGCAAAAAATAAGTTGACAAGTCTGGCCCGATTATTTTGtatcaaaatattaaatcaattttttacaagtttcGAGAGAAATAATCTAATTTGATATTGCACTTTTCGAATTCTTTGTAGATACGATCTACGTGCCCAGAAGCTGAAATgtattttatgcaaattggTTGTGATCGGCGAACGATATGCTTTCCAATCAATGTGAACACCTAGATTGCACGAGCgataaatgatttttaataTAGACTGATaatcttttattttgcaaaatccttagaaaaacgaaaaaagctGAAATGAATTGTCTTCGTCTATACTGATCTACCTACACAAATTCACTTCACTTGTGCACGAAATTacccaaaaattaagtttcagAATTAATTGGCAATGAATAAGACACGTTTTTGTACcaaatagtttattttattcctCTTAAAAGTTCACTTTCAAATGGTTTatctattttctattttttgcgACATAGTCCGCAAACACTTTAAATCCTTCGAACGTTTCGGCTACCACCCCCTTAATCCTTGAGGCCGGCAAATCAAACCCATAGTTCCCACCCCCTGGCAACTCAATGGTATAGACAATATCGATCCCAGCACCACCCATGGCCCAGTCGTCACTAGCCCCAGCTGCGGCATACAAAACTTGGGTCGAACTACCAATAGTGTATCTTGTCCCATTAACCGAACTTATAGCATCGTCTACTTTATGCCCCAAGTCGTCCAATTCCTTCCAATTGTCACAGAGAACATCCCCATAGCCCCACGGGTAGAGCAAATATTGCCCATAGCTATGCAGTGTCAAATAGGCCTTGATATTCGCAGTCTTGGCCAAGTAGTCTCTCAAATTCCTCGCCTCCACCTCCGAGAACGCCTCCTTTCCGGCGTAGGTGTCCGAGCATTCCCAGCTACTGGCCCCAGCCTCCATCCAGTGGAACCCAAAGTTGCGATTAGGGTCGCAGCCGAAGCAGACGGTCCCTGGCGAGCGGGTCTTGCGCCAGAGGCGGTCTCCGGTCCAGGTGAACTCGTAACCGTCGGGGTTGACGCTCGGGAGGACGATCCAGTCCACGGCTTCGAGAAGGTTACTGTTGGAGGGGTTCTCCACCAGTTGGTTTATCAGGTAGAGGGCCACGGCTGGGGCGATCCACTCGCGGGCGTGGATGCCGGCATCGACGAAAATCACCGGCTTTGGGGGGTCTCTAGGCCCGGAGGAAATCCGGACTAGGTTCATGTCGCGTTTTTCGTACGACTGCCCGATTGTTTCTAGAATGACAGTGTCGGGGTAGTCTTTAGCCAGTTGGGCCAAATAAGCATTAATCTTTAAAACAATAACTAAAAACGGGAGATATTTTTTCGAAGTGTTACCTCAGCGTGGCGTAAATATTGGTCAAAAGTAATTTTTCCCAAACCTAAAGCTTGTCTCGATTTGTGGTAGTGTTTTTCAGCGTGGATGGCGCTTCCAACATTTTCGATTTCAATGCTAAATTCAAGATTGTTGAGTTTTAAATAATcctcaatttttgtttgaaatcgCGGTGGTACCATGACGGTGACTGGGTTACCCACTGTGTTAATTTTCGACCAGAAATCGAAGTCTGGGATTGCTTCCAAAGACTGGAGATACACATTCTGGAGGTGCGTTTTTGTTACGAATTTGTAAACTTTGTAGCCCTCGTATTTGGCACTAGACAAGCCCACGAGGGCTAGTACTATCAGTACTGGCACTTTCATTGCGATATCTACTGAGGTATCGAGAGCAGAATCTCTTTTATACACGTGGTGGATAAACAACAGTCTAATCTGCTGATTCTTCGataaaattgaattgaatttgtccTAATTCTCTTCTAATCCAGTGTTTTAACGGATTACGtcttcaaatatttgtttagtgGTTAAAAATCAAGCTTCAATAGTTTAATCCCGTGATATTTCATCCTTGAGTGATACAAGACTtttgtctattattattagttgttACAAAAGAGCTAACAAAAGtgaaaacgaataaaaaagtaatcctcgataaaaattagtttcatcaatattttttttagaaatgtgTAAAAAGTGCCATAAATTGCGACTTCATAATTAATTATccgattttaacaaattacaaCCATTAGTTATGACTATAACTTACTATAACTATAAAGTCTATTTTTGTGCcctatttcaataaaaaaatgtaaatccgctgttgctatttttattaaaattttgaaatcgtAGTTAggccaatagttttttatgtTGGTATACGAGAGGTAgatctttaaatttaaacagtcAGTATAGATAAATCTAGATAATTCTTTTGTTCTACACACATTCACTGAAACTTGGTTAGATAATAACTTGATAATATAATTACATTCAAGTATATTATTCTCTAATTAAATTCAAAGTACCTAAATATAACAGAATCGATGATAATAATAAGTATGGATATTATggagttattttaacaattattttacttattttttggtaacaGTTCAGGTGGCAAAGACAACATTTCGAaagctaacaaaattttattagttcgATAATTATAAGTGTTAAATCATAAAAggctttttttaatattaaatttgaccctttttgccattaaaaaaaatcatgttagccttgtttttccaaaacaaatgaAGACAGAAATTTGATAAACGTCTGAGACGATAgaatttaaatcatttaacGCATATACCAAATTCCAATAcgttttgatgaatagtttttataatatttaactgaaTTCATACTTTTTAGGGACCTTGTACATGCTTAttctcaaataaaataatgctgTCTCACACAAATTTGGAAAAGGAAATCACCAATTATccaagtaaataattttacttaatttaacaATTACCTACTGAAATAGGTTGTTAATTGTCTGTGTCCAATCAATTAACTGAAGTAGCAGTGGcagttatttgaaatatttaaaccattGTAATAACAGCAAGTGAAAGCTCACTTTTCAACATTGTAATtaggaataaaattaatttactacCTAAGAAATTTTACTGTCAGTTATCATAAATAACACGAGATTTCTATTTTCAGATAacatttttatcacttttatcCGACTTTTATCGAGACTAACTACAAAAGAATTTGAACTCAaggcattttatttaatttacaaaggaTAAGGTTtaataattgcaattttactcgtttattattaaaattatttggttttgCTTAAACCGGATGGATTTTTTGTATCAATACGTTGCAGGGGAGACCCGGACAAAGCCGACCTCTTCGGCAACACGGCCCTGCACTTGGCCGCGGCGCAGGGCCACAAACACATCGTCACATTCCTAGTCAATTTCGGAGCCAACATTTACTCGACTGATATCGACGGCCGCACCGCCCAAGAACTCGCCGGAATGAACAACCGCGACGACATCCTGCGGTTCTTGGACGGCGTCCACGCCAAACTGGAGGCCGGCGACAAAAAGAAAGCCAAAGCACTCAAAGAAAAAGCAAAGAAAGAGTCAGAAAAACGCATCAAAGTAAAACACGGCCCCGTCGAGAGAAACCAATCGTTTCACTTTCTTTTCAGGAATTCAACAAACGCCAAGTCAAAAAAGAGCAAGTTCAAGAGAAGCTGGAGAAACGTATGAACAAAGGTCACCACAGGCCGTCGATGATAGAGACGCTCAAAACCAGAATTAAAAGTGGGTCCATGTCGAACTTGTCGAATCTGGGGCCGGCCCCTCCGAGGTTCAGCACCATCGTGGGCAACGGGACCGTTTCCGGGATGCGGAATTTGGGGTCGGTGCAGAAGCGGGTGCTCGCCAGCCGAACAACGCGGCCTGGCTTCGACGACGACTTCAAGGTGCTCCCGAGAGTAAATAagcatttatttgaaaaactcgTTCCAGATTAGTGAAATTGAAGACGGCAAACGCTCAGTCAGATCACTAACGGGGTATCGGCGAGACTCTGAGGTACTTTACACGGGGACCATCGATGGCAGGAGAGGCCGTCTGGAATCGGTCTTCAACGAAGCTGAGTACATAGAGTCGTCTCCGCCGCCACCACCGTCCAGCAACGGCCTCACAAGGTCCATCTCCCAGCCTGACTTCATGCACGAATTGGAAACAAACGGCGACACTAAACTCCAACAAGAACCAGCGAGTATTTTCGTGCGCCCAGGAATTGGAAGCATAGCGTTCCGGTAACAAATAATCAATATGCGAAAGcacaaaaacacgttttttatttagaaagagCATAACCAACACATTCCAAGGCTTCTACTCCAGCGAAGGCCCCAACGAGGAGAGTTCAATCGGGTCAGGGGAAAGCTACGGCCCCAGAACCAACACTCTATCAATCGAAGACGAGTTATCAGACCCCGAGTCCAGCGACGACGATAACCCGAACGCTCCCCTGGAACGCTTCTTGACCGCCTGGGGGCTAGGAGAGTACCTTCCCCGCTTCGAGGAGCAGAAAATCGACCTGGAAACGCTGATGATACTGACAGAAAACGATCTCCAAAGCCTGAACTTGCCCCTAGGGCCGTACAGGAAACTTGTGACCGCTGTCAGCGAACGCAAAGCCGCGCTGGAGAATCCGGGCGAAGTCACAGACAGCATGTTGTAAATATGGAGTcaaaatgtgttatttattCATTGTCGTGGACATGATAACGGTATTGCTTGTATTTTATGGGCACTTTTTGTACAGATGTGTGCCAGgcataatatttacaaattcgtatttaaatttattataaataaatgtgtgTTATGCAAATGCGAGCTTATTAAACCCACTCCTTATCAGTGTTCTCTTTGCTGAGAGAAATCTGATGTCATCGTCAATACGCAATAATAGGGGACGTAAAATATACTACGAAAAAGTGAAGTTACGTGTAGAAGAATTTGAATTCAATACAAATTTTTGCGCTGTTGCGTTCTTTGTGATGGCAATGagtttttatgcaaaataaagTTAGTGAGACaccaaaatagaaaaaaataatgcctTATTGCCATTAGAGCTTATTTTCTTGCTGTTTTTCCAagttaaatattagttattaacaatgcaataaatcaattaggttgtaatggaaaaaatttaatttaaaattaattggaaaCCCAAGAGTGAAGGATTTTTAACAGGATTCCATTATTATTTAGCATCGCCAACTTACATCAAATGTCGCTGCGGATCAgggtgacaatttttttctgaaaaaaagtgtagaaaaggtaagtgaaacaacacgtaaacaaaaattagagaattaaattgaaaaaaaagtggatgaaaatgttttctcaaGCGCAGCGACATTTGATGTAAGTTGGCCATGTTATTTTGATTTCAAAAGCGccgaatttcaaaaactgtcgATTGTCAGAATCTGCGCGCGCACATTTCTTTTTGCCAAGTGTTGTGCACAACTCGCGGTTTCTGCTTCAACATATTGAATTGAACACTTCCTAACTTCTGAAAGCAAGTCAAATGACTATGACTGATGGTCAATCAGCGGGTGAGGTCCCCAAATTCGTGGCCCCCGTAATCCAGGACAACCCGACTGGATGGGGGCCCTGCGAGCTGCCCGACCAGTTCAAAGATATGCCGTACCAGCCCTTCAGCAAAGGCGACCGTCTCGGCAAAATCAGCGACTGGACGGGGGCCGCCTTCCAAGACAAGAAATATGCCAGTTAGTCTGACATTGACACATGTCAAATTTGAGGTTAAGTGACTTATTTTTCGCAATTTTAGACAAGTATGCGTCCCAGTTCGGTTCTGGCAGTCAATACGCGTATTATCATGACGAAGACGAGAGCACTTTTCATTTGGTGGACACAACACGCGTCCAGAAGCCCCCCTATCAACGGGGGCGCTTCCGCGCGAACCAGCGCAACTTGCGCGGGCGTGGCGGCCGTGCTGGGGTGCAAGGCAGCGGCATGCAGTCCCTCGGGAAGGGGGTTAAAGCCAGGGACACGTATAAGAGGAGCCAGGTTAAGAAATGGGGACAAGGACGGGTAAGATCTCGCTTGAGTTTTACCGCAATATAGTTGGCGGTTTTAGCCCCAGATTAAGATCAGGGACGCTTCGGTTACGGTCAAACCGGATTGGGTCACCATTGAGGAAATGGATTTCCCTCGGTTGGGAAAATTGTCGCTCCCTAACGTCAAAGACGGTTGGTTTAATTAAGCAATgcgaatttttctattttggtTTTTAGGCGAGGATATTACTTGTTGTGGCGAGTTGGAGTACTATGACAAGTCGTACGATCGTGTCAACGTGAAGAATGAGAAGCCGCTGCAAAGCGTCAATCGTATCTTCCATACAGTGggttatttttaatatcattgatggcaaaaaattaaaattaattatcctCAGGTTACAACAACTGATGATCCGATTATCCGTAAGTTGAGTAAAACGGAGGGCAATGTGTACGCCACTGATGCGATCCTTGCGACCATCATGTGCTGCACTCGCTCGAATTATTCCTGGGACATCgtgattgaaaaaattggtacTGTGCCCTTACAAGTGTAACAAAtctcaaacaaaatttttcaggcGATAAACTCTTCTTTGATAAGCGTGACAATACGGAGTTTGATCTTTTAACCGTCAACGAAACGTCCGTGGAGCCCCCACAAGACGACGGCAACTCCTTAAACTCCCCTCGAAACCTGGCCTtggaagccactttcattaacCACAATTTCAGTCAACAGGTATTAAGAACAGGTACCGGGGAGCCCCGCTTCAAGTTCGACAACCCAAACCCTTTTATCTCCGAGGAGGAGGAAGGGGAGGTCGCCAGTGTGGCCTACAGATACCGCAAATATGACCTAGGGAGCggaatagtaattttttcgttttgtttcTGTCCACGTTTAATTTGTGTAGTTTTTGGTTGTCCGTTGCGAACACGATGCCGTGGTCCAGTCCCCGAATGGCGAGCTCCAATTCCTGTCAATCAAGGCCTTGAACGAATGGGATTCCAAATTGGCCAATGGGGTGGAGTGGCGCCAGAAACTGGACACCCAGAGAGGCGCCGTTTTGGCCAATGAGCTGCGTAATAACGCCTGCAAGCTGGCCAAATGGACCGTTCAGGCGTTGCTGGCTGGCAGCGACCAAATTAAATTCGGTTATGTTTCCCGGGCCCATGTCAGGGATAACAGCAAGCATGTTATTCTGGGTACACAGCAGTATAAGCCGCACGAGTTTGCCACTCAGATTAATCTGAATATGGATAATGCGTGGGGGATTCTGCGGTGTATTATTGACATTGTTATGAAACAGAAGGATGGGAAGTATTTGATTATGAAAGATCCGAATAAGCCGATGATCCGGTTGTACGATATTCCGGATAATACGTTCGAATCGGACGGGGAGTCGGAGTCGGAGGATGAGGTGCCCCCTGATTCCGTGACTTTCCAGACCCTTTATCCATACACCAACAGTGCGAAACGCtagattttgtatttttatcatGTATTAGCGAAAGGCCGAAATAAAAtgatcaataaataataatttgcagTTAATTCTCGTGCATAGTATTAACcaacaagtgaaaaaaaaataaaacggaCTCTTGTCGTGTAGCAGCAGCAAGGTGCATTTGCTCacgcattttttaatttttttcaacaaagaaAGTAAAGCTGTCGTATTCacaacaaaagaaaaataaaggtaagtgcattATTCTATTTTGTTGCGGATTTACTTTATTAGGTTTAGAATTTACTTATTCAAGATTATCAGCACATTTTTATGACGTAAGATGTCATATTATCGTATGATTCattctttttttgttaatacgTTCCAACATTCAATAACTAAATCaaattaacagttttatttttactcgaACCCACACAATTTGAGATGttgaaaagttataatcgTTTGAGTGCAACATTTTACAACAGATTAACtactttataaaattttcaaactaatTTGATGACATTTGAGTTTATGATGTCGtaaagtgtattttttcaattgctCATCTCCAAGTGGGATTGAATATGTGATACAATTAACATATTGTAAGTGAAATGTGGAATGGTAGGTATAATAATGACATAATATTAActtggtttttatttatttgcaataCCTTATTGCTACATATTGTAGCGGAAGTAGATGCCATGAAGATAAGTgcactttaataatttttttcattttacaaaacatcagctttttaaactatttttccCTCGAAACTAATTTGTTATTCTTCCACGAATGAAATAATGGAGGGGGGAAAggtttgttactttattttttttttttttgaatgaacTATATAATTTATTGCCGCACTTATACAATATGTTTGTTATTGTCTTTTCCAATATCTTAAATgttttagttttgtttttatcaacaacAGGAGCCCTATACCCACAgtagttttcgaaatatttcaCTTATGAATTCACATTGTGGAGTTAAGCGAAATAtctttctaattttttcaaacacatTAAGCTGTATTTTGTGAAGTAGCGTTTCCATAAAGACGCATTTGTacccaaatgaaaaaaataaaagtggtCCAAACCACtcataaaaaacataattaactgaataaaattgaaacttACCAAAAAGaattaatccaaaaaaaaaaaaatttgtggtcTAGTTATACTTGTGAAAACGTTTGGCCGCTTGCTTGTTCCAGAAGGGCTTCCTGTCCCTTTGGGGCAAAGTGTTCCTCAAGTCAAACatgttttgcacatttttgccaatttgattattccattttttcttattacttCCCGACGGTTCATTTCTACCAAACCCAGTTTGGTTAAATTTACGTTTATTTCTAGAAAACTCATTAAACCGGACGGGATTTCCCTCCGACAATATTTGCATAACTTCGTCCAAATGTTCCTTCACGTGTGATGACTGCGAAATTTGCATAATATCAGCCGAATCACTCGGCATTTGCAAAACCAAGGTCTCCATATTACTCTTAGATAAGACACAGCCCACGTTTTTGTCCAAATATTGGGCAATTTGGTGCCTCCAGCTGTTCAGTTTTTCCAAAACTAACAACTGGCGTTTGTGTATTTCTTCGACATTTCTACGAACCGACAAATACGCTTCATCTTCAACTTTAGGATAGAGAATCTTGCAGCAGTTATTACAATCATCAAGCACAGCCCGCAAAAGGTTCGCTTCAATCAACTCATTTTTGAGTTTGTGGTAAAACCCGATTAAGTAATGGGAGTCCACACGGGCGTAGTCTTTAAATTTGGGAGGCAGGGGCCTTCTGCGAAAATCCTGACGTTGCATTGTCTTATCCTTTGCGACGTGATAGTCCTGCAAAAGTGCGTCCAGTCCCAACTTTTTGTACCCCAGCGCTTTCATCGCGATTTGAGTGTCAAACAAGTTGACGACAAAAACACCCAAGTCCTGCTGGAGCCACTTCAGGTCATTTACCGCcgaatgaaaaattttcacaatgtCTGGATTGGTGAAAACTTCATTCAAGGCGTGCAACTCGTCTTTTAAGGCAATCGCATCGATGATGTAGTCTTTGTCAGGGGTCGATATCTGGACGAGACAAGTCAAAGCTTTGTAGCCATGATCCGAGTATTCAACGTCAACCCCTAACTCCTTCCAGGCTTTcaaatcggttattaattcCTCGAGACTGGTTTTCGTGTCGATGTCACACAGAGGGGTTTCCTTGAGCGTTTTGGGGGCCTCTATGTTCTCAACGCGAGACAACTGCTCAACGGTGGGCTCAAAATTGAGAAGGTGCTTGTAGGGGTGGCTTTCACACGAATCCTGGCctagaaaaatgttagaacaCCCAAAACTGCGCTATTTGGTGAATACCAGCAATGTCAGCgtcacaaaattttttcacagaTTCTTCATTACATGTCGTTACTTCAGCAGTCTGGACTTCAGCTTGTTGGGATTCTTCTTTTTCCATTGTTATTTCGTGCTTATGTAAGCGAGGGAAGTTAATTCTAATCACAAACTTATGACGCCGCAAAAATTAGACTAAGCTCTGCCAacatgaaaacaataaaatggcgAAACTCGCATTcgtttaattataattcacTTTAAATTACATCAGTCTGTAGTAATCGTTACTTGATTGAATATTTGTAAGAGCTGAAGACTTATCACCTAATAATAGTGTGATTTATCAACAAATTGGACAGTTTTTGGTCCTCCGTTTAGGGGATTTGTTTGTGACCACAGGTTGGCGGTGCTCAGCGGTGCTAAACTTTTCGACAATGATGAAGGCGGCAGGTTCAAAATGCGAGTTTATTTACTAATTGAAATATTCgcaaaaacaaacattatttcggattcaataaaaataaaaataattctttcacaacaataaagaaattaatagCAACGTGTGTGACAAAAGCCGGGTGTATTCCAATTTCGACTTTTGTGACGTGAATACTGCCTCTCTGGACTTCGTCTCCTCTCCCCTAGTCTGTCCAATTCTCGCAACTGACTTGAACTTGGGCCAAAATCACTGTGCTTTGTAGTTTCATTTTCAATTGCCCTAGAATTGTGCAGTGTTCCCGCCAGTAGGTTTCTTGTGGTTTCACAAGTGGCAAAACAAAACTTGTTCCTCACTCGTAACCGGAGTTGCATCTATCGTTTAAACATACTCGTCATTTCGAATAGATTATTCCTTCTTAGAATAATGTTTTAGGCATTATTTATACACAAATCTCTGACATCAGGGAAGagtaaacataacctaaacTTGACGTCTGTCtgatcaattttatttatcaatcAGGTTCTATTTTTTCGTTGCAGCATATGATGAGATTATTAtttaagtaataaatattgattaatGAACGAATCTTAGCAAAATTCACTTCACCCTTACGGGATTTCGGTTCATGCACACTTCACTGGGTTGTTTCGAAAGCGGggttttcaaattcaaataaatagcCACAAAAAGTAATTTCGTTTATTGTTACGAACAATATAATACTTCAATTAAGGAA contains:
- the Sans gene encoding ankyrin repeat and SAM domain-containing protein 4B — encoded protein: MSTDRYHKAAKDGMIEVLKEATKRDCNGRDEQGMTPTLYAAFYGNLEALRLLCGRGGDPDKADLFGNTALHLAAAQGHKHIVTFLVNFGANIYSTDIDGRTAQELAGMNNRDDILRFLDGVHAKLEAGDKKKAKALKEKAKKESEKRIKEFNKRQVKKEQVQEKLEKRMNKGHHRPSMIETLKTRIKSGSMSNLSNLGPAPPRFSTIVGNGTVSGMRNLGSVQKRVLASRTTRPGFDDDFKISEIEDGKRSVRSLTGYRRDSEVLYTGTIDGRRGRLESVFNEAEYIESSPPPPPSSNGLTRSISQPDFMHELETNGDTKLQQEPASIFVRPGIGSIAFRKSITNTFQGFYSSEGPNEESSIGSGESYGPRTNTLSIEDELSDPESSDDDNPNAPLERFLTAWGLGEYLPRFEEQKIDLETLMILTENDLQSLNLPLGPYRKLVTAVSERKAALENPGEVTDSML
- the LOC100142389 gene encoding carboxypeptidase B, whose translation is MKVPVLIVLALVGLSSAKYEGYKVYKFVTKTHLQNVYLQSLEAIPDFDFWSKINTVGNPVTVMVPPRFQTKIEDYLKLNNLEFSIEIENVGSAIHAEKHYHKSRQALGLGKITFDQYLRHAEINAYLAQLAKDYPDTVILETIGQSYEKRDMNLVRISSGPRDPPKPVIFVDAGIHAREWIAPAVALYLINQLVENPSNSNLLEAVDWIVLPSVNPDGYEFTWTGDRLWRKTRSPGTVCFGCDPNRNFGFHWMEAGASSWECSDTYAGKEAFSEVEARNLRDYLAKTANIKAYLTLHSYGQYLLYPWGYGDVLCDNWKELDDLGHKVDDAISSVNGTRYTIGSSTQVLYAAAGASDDWAMGGAGIDIVYTIELPGGGNYGFDLPASRIKGVVAETFEGFKVFADYVAKNRK
- the eIF3d1 gene encoding eukaryotic initiation factor 3 p66 subunit; protein product: MTMTDGQSAGEVPKFVAPVIQDNPTGWGPCELPDQFKDMPYQPFSKGDRLGKISDWTGAAFQDKKYANKYASQFGSGSQYAYYHDEDESTFHLVDTTRVQKPPYQRGRFRANQRNLRGRGGRAGVQGSGMQSLGKGVKARDTYKRSQVKKWGQGRPQIKIRDASVTVKPDWVTIEEMDFPRLGKLSLPNVKDGEDITCCGELEYYDKSYDRVNVKNEKPLQSVNRIFHTVTTTDDPIIRKLSKTEGNVYATDAILATIMCCTRSNYSWDIVIEKIGDKLFFDKRDNTEFDLLTVNETSVEPPQDDGNSLNSPRNLALEATFINHNFSQQVLRTGTGEPRFKFDNPNPFISEEEEGEVASVAYRYRKYDLGSGIFLVVRCEHDAVVQSPNGELQFLSIKALNEWDSKLANGVEWRQKLDTQRGAVLANELRNNACKLAKWTVQALLAGSDQIKFGYVSRAHVRDNSKHVILGTQQYKPHEFATQINLNMDNAWGILRCIIDIVMKQKDGKYLIMKDPNKPMIRLYDIPDNTFESDGESESEDEVPPDSVTFQTLYPYTNSAKR